A region from the Cytophagales bacterium genome encodes:
- a CDS encoding YjbQ family protein, which translates to MELITRTIEFNTKGNTDIIDITNNIEDIVSSSGLKEGSATIFAIGSTAGITTVEYEPGLVKTDLPGFFEKLAPYKDPYAHHNTWGDDNGASHVRASLLGCSIVVPFNNGKLLLGTWQQVIFIDFDTHPRSRKVVVQVFGK; encoded by the coding sequence ATGGAATTAATTACCAGAACCATAGAATTTAATACAAAGGGCAATACCGACATTATTGACATTACCAATAACATAGAGGATATTGTGAGCAGTTCAGGATTAAAAGAAGGCTCAGCTACTATTTTTGCGATAGGTTCAACTGCGGGAATAACGACTGTGGAATATGAACCAGGCCTTGTTAAGACCGATCTGCCCGGATTTTTTGAAAAATTAGCGCCCTATAAAGATCCTTATGCACATCATAATACCTGGGGAGACGATAATGGCGCTTCACACGTGAGAGCATCCCTGCTGGGTTGTTCTATTGTTGTACCATTTAATAATGGAAAGCTGCTTCTTGGTACCTGGCAACAGGTGATTTTCATAGATTTCGACACACATCCCCGGTCAAGGAAGGTAGTGGTGCAGGTTTTTGGAAAGTAG